One stretch of Dethiosulfovibrio peptidovorans DNA includes these proteins:
- a CDS encoding C4-dicarboxylate ABC transporter permease gives MGLVLGGVFFLLMVLGIPIALAIGIAATLVLLLNDLPLQMVPQMMFTGNNSFALVAIPFFILAGDILAKGGISERIVAFAEASLGRIRGGLSIVSTVSSMFIAAISGSGAATTAAVGTALLPELEEKGYDLDFSAALIAASGTIGVVIPPSVPMVLYAVIAGESVAKLFMGGFIPGALMGTGLIALALWVAQKRHYPAVDPVSGEEKMRRFREALWGLMTPVIILGGIFSGFFTPSEAAAIAVVYSLGVAFFVYRSIDFKKFYRLVVGAGVTSSLIMFIIATSKLFGWGLAFYEVPEEVAHVLLGLAGGNQAMVYLMILVVVLLAGMVMETASALIILTPIFLPTVIQMGGNLIHFGVMIAVGLAIGMATPPVAIDIYVASAITGLSVEEISRPIIPMVLVLVAVLLLTTYVPWFTVFLPNLIWG, from the coding sequence ATGGGACTTGTCCTTGGTGGCGTCTTTTTCCTGTTGATGGTTTTGGGTATACCTATAGCTCTGGCGATAGGTATCGCTGCTACTCTGGTCCTTCTGCTGAACGATCTGCCGCTGCAGATGGTGCCTCAGATGATGTTTACTGGAAATAACTCGTTTGCCCTCGTGGCCATTCCTTTTTTCATCCTTGCCGGAGACATCCTGGCCAAGGGAGGGATCTCGGAGAGGATAGTGGCCTTTGCGGAAGCCTCTCTCGGAAGGATACGAGGTGGTCTGTCCATAGTCTCGACCGTCTCCTCTATGTTCATAGCGGCTATCTCCGGTTCAGGAGCTGCGACGACCGCTGCGGTAGGGACGGCCCTCCTGCCTGAGCTTGAGGAAAAGGGATATGATCTGGATTTTTCCGCAGCCCTTATAGCGGCCTCGGGAACCATTGGAGTGGTCATTCCGCCGAGCGTACCGATGGTCTTGTACGCCGTCATTGCGGGAGAATCTGTGGCGAAGCTTTTTATGGGAGGTTTCATTCCCGGGGCTCTCATGGGAACGGGGCTGATCGCTCTGGCGCTCTGGGTTGCCCAAAAGAGGCACTATCCTGCCGTCGATCCGGTGTCAGGAGAGGAGAAAATGCGGCGTTTCAGGGAAGCCCTTTGGGGGCTTATGACCCCTGTAATAATCCTTGGAGGCATTTTCTCCGGCTTCTTCACTCCGTCGGAGGCCGCAGCTATCGCTGTCGTGTACTCGCTGGGGGTCGCTTTTTTCGTCTACCGTTCCATCGATTTCAAGAAATTCTATCGCTTGGTGGTCGGGGCCGGTGTGACCTCCTCTCTGATAATGTTTATCATCGCTACGTCCAAGCTTTTCGGTTGGGGGCTGGCGTTTTATGAGGTCCCGGAAGAGGTTGCGCATGTGCTGTTGGGGTTGGCGGGAGGTAACCAGGCTATGGTCTACCTCATGATCCTCGTGGTGGTGCTGCTGGCCGGGATGGTCATGGAAACTGCCTCTGCCCTGATAATACTGACCCCTATATTCTTGCCGACGGTCATACAGATGGGGGGCAACCTGATCCACTTCGGCGTCATGATAGCGGTTGGTCTGGCCATTGGTATGGCGACGCCTCCAGTTGCCATAGATATCTACGTGGCCAGTGCGATCACAGGGCTCTCTGTGGAGGAGATAAGCCGTCCGATAATCCCAATGGTCCTGGTTCTCGTGGCCGTGCTGCTTCTGACGACGTATGTGCCGTGGTTCACCGTCTTTCTTCCGAACTTGATATGGGGTTAG
- the ilvD gene encoding dihydroxy-acid dehydratase — MNSDLVKKGLERSPHRSLMKANGYTDWEIERPWVGVVNAYNSIIPGHIHLNRIAGAVKAGVYAAGGLPLEFPVIGVCDGIAMGHGGMKFSLPSRELIKDSIELMTRAHGLDGLVLITNCDKIIPAMAMAAATLDIPSIVVSGGAMLAGLGNGSSTDLSTVFEAVGKRVVGEISDEDLLELENSACPTCGSCSGMFTANTMNCMMEALGLALPWNGSIPAVFAARDRLAKDAGRQIMELVRKSLCPSDILTKEAFENAIAVDMALGGSTNTALHLPAIAHAAGIDLSLDEMDTISRRTPHLCSMSPGGKYHMEDLWRAGGIQAVLKELLNAGLVHGESVTCTGHTVAENVSRAKIGDRSVIRPVSDPVDPEGGIAVLKGTLAPDGAVVKQTAVAPEMLRHRGPARVFESEEEAGKAIMDGCISDGDIVVIRNEGPKGGPGMREMLAPTSAIMGRGQGESVALVTDGRFSGATRGASIGHISPEAAAGGPLGLVREGDEILIDIPERRLDLMVEPEELERRRKNWIPLMKSGETSYLERYRSFVTSGDKGAVLQN; from the coding sequence TTGAACAGTGATTTAGTAAAAAAAGGTCTTGAGAGGTCTCCTCACAGATCTTTAATGAAAGCTAATGGCTACACCGATTGGGAGATTGAGCGTCCCTGGGTAGGTGTAGTGAACGCCTACAACTCGATCATTCCAGGACATATACATCTGAACCGGATCGCCGGAGCTGTTAAGGCCGGAGTCTACGCTGCCGGAGGACTTCCTCTTGAATTTCCTGTTATAGGAGTTTGTGATGGTATCGCTATGGGACACGGAGGAATGAAATTTTCTCTGCCGAGCAGGGAGCTGATCAAGGACTCCATCGAACTGATGACCCGGGCTCACGGCTTGGACGGTCTTGTACTGATCACAAACTGCGACAAAATCATTCCTGCCATGGCGATGGCTGCGGCTACGTTGGACATCCCCTCTATCGTGGTGAGTGGCGGTGCTATGTTGGCTGGATTGGGGAACGGATCTTCGACTGATCTGAGCACCGTCTTCGAGGCAGTGGGAAAGAGGGTGGTCGGGGAAATATCGGACGAGGATCTGTTGGAGCTCGAGAATTCCGCCTGTCCGACCTGCGGCTCATGTTCGGGCATGTTTACTGCCAACACGATGAACTGCATGATGGAGGCTCTGGGGTTGGCTCTTCCCTGGAACGGGAGCATCCCTGCCGTGTTTGCCGCGAGGGATCGTCTGGCCAAGGATGCCGGAAGGCAGATCATGGAGTTGGTGAGAAAGAGTCTATGTCCCAGCGACATCCTTACGAAAGAGGCCTTCGAGAACGCCATCGCCGTTGACATGGCCCTGGGTGGATCGACGAACACGGCTCTCCATCTTCCGGCAATTGCCCACGCTGCTGGTATCGATCTCTCTCTGGATGAAATGGACACCATAAGCCGGAGAACCCCTCATCTGTGCAGCATGAGTCCCGGAGGGAAATACCACATGGAAGATCTCTGGAGAGCGGGGGGGATTCAGGCCGTCCTTAAGGAGCTTCTGAACGCTGGTCTTGTTCACGGTGAATCGGTCACATGTACGGGGCATACTGTGGCCGAAAACGTCTCCAGAGCAAAGATTGGGGACCGTTCCGTAATACGTCCTGTCTCTGATCCCGTCGATCCTGAAGGTGGAATCGCTGTCCTCAAGGGTACTCTGGCGCCCGATGGGGCTGTGGTCAAACAGACCGCCGTAGCCCCTGAGATGCTTCGACATAGAGGCCCCGCCAGGGTATTCGAGTCGGAGGAAGAGGCGGGAAAGGCCATCATGGATGGCTGCATATCGGACGGAGACATCGTGGTCATACGTAACGAGGGGCCTAAGGGCGGTCCTGGCATGAGGGAAATGCTGGCTCCAACCTCAGCGATAATGGGCAGAGGTCAGGGAGAGTCGGTGGCACTCGTTACCGATGGTCGTTTCTCCGGAGCCACCAGAGGAGCCTCAATCGGTCATATATCACCGGAGGCTGCTGCGGGAGGCCCTCTGGGGTTGGTCCGTGAAGGCGACGAGATACTGATAGACATTCCAGAACGCAGACTTGACCTTATGGTGGAGCCTGAAGAGCTTGAACGTCGTCGAAAGAACTGGATACCTCTTATGAAGTCTGGAGAGACATCCTATCTGGAGCGCTACAGATCTTTCGTGACCTCAGGCGATAAAGGCGCTGTGTTACAGAATTGA
- a CDS encoding response regulator yields the protein MNYIDVLIVEDDPMVADIHHNYINSVEGFRVVGIVDSGLKALAFIKERPVRLVILDIFLPGLDGIATLERIKGSGEDMDVIMISASRDKATVNRTIQAGAFDYIVKPFGFERIKAALDAFRQVVHRLSEGPAQVDQQEIDALLLARHRKKIQNSLPKGLNPHVLERVSLLLAKSARPLSSVETADLIGVSRITARRYLEYLVASNNAVMEREYQEVGRPINKYRALD from the coding sequence ATGAACTACATCGATGTGCTGATCGTTGAGGACGATCCCATGGTGGCTGATATTCATCATAACTACATCAACTCCGTGGAGGGATTCCGTGTCGTGGGCATAGTGGATAGCGGACTGAAGGCCCTGGCTTTCATCAAAGAACGGCCGGTTCGCCTCGTAATTTTAGACATTTTCCTCCCCGGACTTGATGGCATTGCCACCCTGGAACGGATTAAGGGGAGTGGTGAAGACATGGATGTTATCATGATATCGGCGTCTCGGGACAAAGCTACGGTGAACCGAACCATCCAGGCTGGTGCCTTCGACTATATCGTGAAACCCTTCGGTTTCGAGCGAATCAAAGCTGCGCTGGATGCTTTTCGTCAGGTGGTACATCGCCTCTCTGAGGGCCCTGCTCAGGTTGATCAGCAAGAGATCGACGCTCTCCTGCTGGCCAGGCATAGAAAAAAAATTCAAAATAGCCTTCCCAAGGGACTGAATCCCCATGTTCTGGAAAGGGTGTCACTTCTTTTAGCCAAGTCGGCTCGTCCGCTCTCGTCGGTAGAAACCGCCGATCTCATAGGTGTTTCCCGGATTACAGCGCGGCGGTATCTGGAATACCTGGTCGCATCCAACAACGCTGTTATGGAGCGAGAGTATCAAGAGGTGGGGCGTCCTATAAATAAATATCGAGCCCTGGACTGA
- a CDS encoding peptidase C69: MVLKICKGVLLGLAGIFVASAALACSPIGVGKGATVDGSVITSHTCDGWYDNRIQIIPGQTFKEGDMAPVYQEVCHGTRPTKPLVKVLDIPQVKKTYTYFHIGYPFMNEHQLIFGEDTWSGRDELYAKDGAFWIETLEIFGLQRAKTAREAIKVMGALAEKYGYGDGGETLIIADPKELWVFDICGPGMLWTKDSGKPGAIWAARRVPDDHAVICSNRSRIGVIDFDDKENFMYSKNVTDLAKEMKWWTPGTPFNFSKAYNPNPYGSDHYQSIREWRAFSLMAPSRNFKLTSQEGDYPFSVKPDKKMSVQDVMAIFRDHLEGTDYDLTKGMAAGPFGNPNRWPTPKDVRPENRKDKDWPRAISMFRCSYSFVAQCRDWLPDPIGGLLWFGEDAPDTTCYVPLYCGVTKVPAGWSQGKRHEFDPNSAWWAFNFVNNWAVLRWDAILKDVNLEQARWEKGFFSKQAEVEAKAEKLYKESPEKAVSYLTDYSYDAMEKVEKAWWTLAWNLVGKYQDGYVMSSEGKQEKVGYPTWWLKAVGFGEDFDKK, encoded by the coding sequence ATCGTTTTGAAAATTTGTAAGGGCGTGCTTCTCGGTTTGGCCGGTATTTTTGTGGCATCCGCTGCGTTGGCTTGTTCGCCTATCGGCGTAGGCAAGGGGGCTACGGTGGACGGATCGGTCATCACCAGCCATACCTGCGACGGCTGGTACGACAACAGGATTCAGATCATTCCAGGGCAGACTTTTAAAGAAGGGGATATGGCTCCTGTGTACCAGGAGGTTTGCCATGGTACTCGGCCGACCAAGCCTCTGGTCAAGGTGCTGGATATCCCCCAGGTGAAGAAGACTTATACCTACTTCCATATCGGCTACCCCTTTATGAACGAGCATCAGCTGATCTTCGGCGAGGATACCTGGAGTGGCCGGGATGAGCTCTATGCCAAGGATGGTGCTTTCTGGATTGAGACCCTCGAGATCTTCGGCCTTCAGAGGGCCAAGACAGCCCGTGAGGCCATCAAGGTCATGGGGGCCCTCGCCGAGAAATACGGCTACGGCGACGGCGGCGAGACTCTGATCATCGCCGATCCCAAAGAGCTCTGGGTCTTCGACATCTGTGGCCCCGGTATGCTCTGGACTAAGGACAGCGGCAAGCCCGGTGCTATCTGGGCAGCCCGTCGGGTTCCGGATGACCACGCCGTCATCTGTTCCAATCGGTCCAGGATCGGTGTTATCGACTTTGACGACAAAGAAAACTTCATGTATTCCAAAAACGTCACCGATTTGGCCAAGGAGATGAAGTGGTGGACTCCCGGGACTCCCTTCAACTTCTCCAAGGCATACAACCCCAACCCCTATGGATCGGATCACTATCAGTCCATCAGGGAGTGGCGGGCTTTCAGTCTCATGGCTCCGTCCAGGAACTTCAAGCTTACGTCTCAGGAGGGCGATTATCCCTTCTCCGTTAAGCCCGACAAGAAGATGAGCGTTCAGGACGTTATGGCTATCTTCCGGGATCACCTGGAGGGCACCGACTACGATCTGACAAAGGGTATGGCTGCCGGTCCCTTTGGCAACCCGAATCGCTGGCCTACCCCGAAGGACGTTCGCCCCGAGAATCGGAAGGACAAGGATTGGCCCAGGGCTATCTCAATGTTCCGCTGTTCGTACAGCTTTGTGGCTCAGTGCCGGGATTGGCTTCCTGATCCCATCGGCGGTCTTCTGTGGTTCGGCGAGGACGCGCCTGACACCACGTGCTACGTGCCTCTGTACTGTGGTGTGACCAAAGTTCCCGCCGGTTGGAGCCAGGGGAAACGCCATGAGTTCGACCCCAACTCGGCCTGGTGGGCATTTAACTTCGTCAATAACTGGGCGGTTCTTCGCTGGGATGCCATTCTCAAGGATGTTAACCTGGAACAGGCGAGATGGGAGAAGGGTTTCTTCTCTAAACAGGCTGAGGTGGAGGCCAAGGCTGAGAAGCTCTATAAAGAGAGTCCTGAGAAGGCCGTGAGCTATCTGACCGACTACTCCTATGACGCTATGGAGAAAGTCGAGAAAGCTTGGTGGACTTTGGCCTGGAACTTGGTGGGTAAATACCAGGATGGCTACGTCATGAGCTCCGAGGGTAAGCAGGAGAAGGTCGGCTATCCTACATGGTGGCTGAAGGCCGTTGGCTTTGGAGAGGACTTCGACAAGAAGTAA
- a CDS encoding cytidine deaminase, giving the protein MIGSLDLERERLLASASDAASRAWCPYSRFPVGAALLIEDGQIVQGCNVESASYGLTCCAERAAVFCAVAQGYRKGDFAALAIYTPGNQAVSPCGACRQVLLEFLGPDAPVWAGCDGSNRLYWTIGDLLPDGFCL; this is encoded by the coding sequence ATGATTGGGAGTCTTGATCTGGAGCGAGAGAGGCTTCTGGCTTCGGCCTCGGACGCTGCCTCCAGGGCGTGGTGTCCCTATAGCCGCTTCCCTGTCGGGGCGGCGTTGCTTATTGAGGATGGTCAGATTGTCCAGGGGTGTAACGTGGAATCCGCGTCCTACGGGTTGACCTGCTGTGCTGAACGGGCGGCTGTCTTTTGTGCTGTGGCGCAAGGCTATCGTAAGGGCGACTTTGCAGCCCTTGCGATCTATACGCCGGGAAATCAGGCCGTTTCGCCGTGTGGAGCATGCCGTCAGGTGCTTCTTGAGTTTCTCGGGCCGGACGCGCCGGTCTGGGCTGGGTGTGACGGTTCCAACAGGCTGTATTGGACTATCGGTGACCTGCTGCCCGATGGCTTTTGCCTATAG
- a CDS encoding nitronate monooxygenase produces the protein MDRPVLHIGRYRPRLPLIQGGMGVLVSGPRLAGTVAQTGAVGTIASVGLAAAHPEFSGRNYFDVNERAIQEYLAEARKIAGPDGVLAVNCMVALTDYERQVKASCRGGAQIIISGAGLPLKLPEYTKDYPDVALVPIVSSTKAAQLILRRWLKTYGRSPDGFVVETPRYAGGHLGARDEAMITDPALSLETVVPELSTFLKNEGLDIPVIAAGGIWDRDDMLRAFAMGASAVQMGSRFVPTVEGDADMRFKQAYLDATADDIVLIHSPAGLPGRALRSPMVERYLQGTIESKPCLANCLTHCRYKKDRETFCIAQALVDAYRGDWDHGLFFCGTNAVKASKIEPVADVIRSLFPEYA, from the coding sequence ATGGACAGACCTGTCCTTCATATCGGACGATACCGACCCCGGCTCCCCCTGATTCAGGGAGGCATGGGGGTTCTCGTCTCGGGTCCCAGGCTGGCTGGTACTGTCGCTCAAACGGGAGCCGTGGGGACGATAGCGTCCGTGGGACTTGCTGCAGCACATCCTGAGTTCTCCGGCCGTAATTATTTTGACGTCAACGAGAGGGCCATCCAAGAATACTTGGCGGAGGCCAGGAAAATCGCTGGCCCCGACGGAGTTCTCGCTGTGAACTGTATGGTAGCTCTTACCGATTATGAACGTCAGGTCAAGGCGTCATGTCGAGGTGGCGCTCAGATTATCATCTCTGGGGCAGGACTCCCTTTGAAGCTTCCTGAGTACACCAAGGACTATCCCGACGTTGCCCTGGTCCCCATAGTGAGCTCGACCAAGGCAGCCCAGCTCATTCTGCGACGTTGGCTCAAGACCTACGGCAGGAGCCCCGACGGGTTTGTGGTGGAGACCCCTCGTTACGCAGGAGGCCACCTGGGCGCTCGAGACGAGGCCATGATCACCGATCCAGCTCTATCACTAGAGACAGTAGTTCCCGAGCTCTCCACGTTTCTCAAAAACGAGGGGCTGGACATTCCCGTCATCGCAGCCGGCGGCATATGGGATAGGGACGACATGCTTCGGGCTTTTGCCATGGGAGCCAGCGCCGTCCAGATGGGAAGCCGCTTCGTCCCCACCGTGGAGGGCGATGCTGATATGAGGTTCAAGCAAGCGTACCTCGACGCCACAGCGGACGACATCGTGCTGATCCACAGTCCCGCAGGGCTGCCGGGGCGTGCTCTTCGCTCCCCAATGGTGGAACGCTATCTCCAAGGCACAATAGAAAGTAAACCCTGCCTCGCCAATTGCCTGACCCATTGTCGTTACAAAAAGGACCGGGAGACGTTCTGCATCGCACAAGCGCTGGTGGATGCCTATCGAGGTGACTGGGACCACGGCCTGTTCTTCTGCGGAACAAACGCCGTCAAAGCCTCCAAGATCGAACCTGTAGCCGATGTGATCCGATCCCTGTTCCCTGAATATGCGTAA
- a CDS encoding C4-dicarboxylate ABC transporter permease, with the protein MAFVTALSSRVNKLCEALLFILMIAMVVLTSAQILCRTFGDALIWSEELVRFMLVGTSLAGAAIAFYRGSHISITFLVERLPRRIRLAVGAAMQVFALFFFVIVGWYGGALMGSEAFQTTPALGISMRWIYVMYPLFCSVVVLHLVAGFKGLFKEES; encoded by the coding sequence ATGGCCTTCGTGACGGCGTTGAGCAGCAGGGTGAACAAACTCTGTGAAGCTCTGCTGTTCATCCTGATGATAGCTATGGTCGTTCTGACGAGCGCCCAGATACTCTGCCGGACATTTGGCGATGCGCTGATATGGTCCGAAGAGCTCGTCCGCTTTATGCTGGTAGGAACCTCTCTGGCAGGAGCGGCGATAGCGTTCTACAGGGGAAGTCATATATCTATAACGTTCCTCGTCGAGAGACTTCCCCGTCGTATTCGTCTGGCGGTAGGCGCTGCCATGCAGGTTTTCGCTCTGTTCTTTTTCGTCATTGTGGGATGGTACGGAGGGGCTTTGATGGGGAGCGAGGCTTTCCAGACGACTCCAGCCCTGGGGATTTCCATGAGGTGGATCTACGTTATGTATCCTCTGTTCTGTTCCGTGGTCGTCCTTCATCTGGTGGCGGGGTTTAAAGGGCTGTTCAAGGAGGAGTCCTGA
- a CDS encoding succinylglutamate desuccinylase, which yields MANLKTIKGVTLLVMVGLVALAGAMFREHRTFKEATVAGPGVTEVKKLSDFSPVVKGTVNDCNVYILDSGVPGGTVFLIGGTHPEEPASNMAALAFVENAVVEKGRLIIVTRANTSGSQVTRNGEAYPRFFGVKTPWGRKIWRMGDRCSNQLDSWPDPEVYIHSPSGQNLAYMDIRNLNRAWPGRADGLITERTTYAMLQMIKQENVDMEVDFHEAELEYPVENTIVTHEKGQPVAAMTSMMLTSAVFPVPIGMEFSPAALHGLSHREVGDHSQAMSLLMEVAEPMLDRIRGITDEELLMSGKDRFVMKAGEHKLLYAPIDENGWPIDVRVARHVTAFLTMLQVFSQMDPSKTVEISGLPSYQEMVDGGIGSLYHDASAAPKDKIFYD from the coding sequence ATGGCGAATCTGAAAACAATCAAAGGGGTGACCCTCTTAGTCATGGTGGGCTTGGTCGCCCTGGCAGGGGCTATGTTCCGAGAGCATAGGACTTTCAAAGAAGCGACTGTGGCCGGTCCCGGTGTCACTGAGGTAAAGAAACTGAGCGACTTCAGCCCGGTGGTCAAGGGAACGGTGAATGACTGCAACGTGTACATTCTGGACAGCGGCGTCCCCGGCGGGACGGTCTTCCTCATCGGAGGAACTCATCCTGAGGAGCCGGCCAGCAACATGGCTGCTCTGGCCTTTGTGGAGAACGCCGTCGTTGAAAAAGGGCGTCTCATCATCGTGACACGCGCAAACACCAGCGGCTCCCAGGTCACGAGGAATGGAGAGGCCTATCCTCGGTTCTTTGGCGTGAAAACTCCATGGGGACGGAAAATCTGGCGCATGGGGGACAGGTGCTCCAACCAGCTGGACTCCTGGCCTGATCCCGAGGTCTACATTCATTCTCCCAGTGGGCAGAACCTGGCCTATATGGATATCAGAAACTTGAATCGAGCCTGGCCGGGGCGGGCCGACGGCTTGATCACCGAGCGGACAACATATGCCATGCTTCAGATGATCAAGCAGGAGAACGTGGACATGGAGGTGGACTTTCACGAGGCTGAGTTGGAGTACCCGGTGGAGAATACCATCGTCACTCACGAAAAGGGCCAGCCCGTGGCGGCCATGACCTCCATGATGTTGACCTCCGCAGTCTTTCCCGTCCCCATCGGCATGGAATTCTCCCCTGCGGCTCTCCACGGCCTCTCTCACCGGGAGGTGGGGGATCACAGCCAGGCGATGTCCCTCCTCATGGAGGTCGCTGAGCCCATGTTGGATCGAATCCGGGGCATTACCGATGAGGAACTCCTCATGAGCGGAAAGGATCGGTTTGTCATGAAGGCCGGGGAGCATAAGCTACTCTATGCGCCTATCGACGAGAATGGCTGGCCTATCGACGTTCGAGTGGCCCGGCATGTGACGGCATTCTTGACCATGCTCCAGGTCTTCAGCCAGATGGATCCGTCCAAAACCGTTGAAATCTCGGGGCTCCCCTCCTATCAGGAGATGGTGGATGGCGGTATCGGATCCCTGTATCATGATGCTTCTGCGGCACCGAAGGATAAAATTTTTTACGACTGA
- a CDS encoding C4-dicarboxylate ABC transporter substrate-binding protein, giving the protein MRKFVMVFLAAMFVVSAVTMGAAQERTLKLAHVVNERDAFHVCALKFKEVVEAGSEGALKVTIFSNAKLGDERTLLENLRMGVVDAAIITGGPIINFMPKFGVFDLPFLFRDTDHAYAVLDGPIGQKMLKEMEKFRWKGLAYGERGFRNLTNSVRSVKIPDDVKGLKIRLMQNPIYVESFKALGANATPMAWTEALTALQQGTIDGQENPLNVIVAFKLYESQKYLSLTRHAYAPNVIMMSMATWKKLSREQQELVQKAAKEAAQANRDWDNQKDAEWLQFLKDQGMEVVEPNLQAFRDAVKPIYDKYTDQFGAETIKAIVDTK; this is encoded by the coding sequence ATGAGGAAATTTGTGATGGTTTTTTTGGCAGCTATGTTTGTGGTCTCCGCTGTGACGATGGGGGCCGCCCAGGAGAGAACGTTGAAACTGGCTCATGTGGTGAACGAAAGGGATGCCTTTCATGTTTGTGCGCTTAAATTCAAGGAGGTAGTGGAAGCTGGCAGCGAGGGAGCGCTGAAGGTCACCATTTTCTCGAACGCCAAGCTTGGAGACGAGAGAACTTTGCTGGAGAATTTGAGGATGGGGGTCGTGGATGCTGCGATAATAACAGGAGGTCCCATTATAAACTTTATGCCAAAGTTCGGTGTTTTTGACCTGCCTTTCCTTTTCCGCGACACAGATCACGCCTATGCCGTGTTGGATGGTCCTATTGGGCAGAAGATGCTGAAGGAGATGGAAAAGTTCCGGTGGAAGGGGTTGGCTTACGGAGAGAGGGGGTTCCGTAACCTCACGAACAGTGTCAGATCGGTTAAGATCCCGGATGACGTGAAAGGGTTGAAGATACGGCTGATGCAGAACCCTATCTACGTTGAGAGTTTTAAAGCCCTTGGGGCCAATGCGACCCCTATGGCGTGGACTGAGGCTCTTACGGCTCTTCAGCAGGGAACTATAGACGGGCAGGAGAACCCTCTTAACGTCATAGTGGCCTTTAAGCTCTACGAGAGTCAGAAATACCTCTCTCTCACCAGGCACGCCTATGCTCCCAACGTCATAATGATGAGCATGGCCACCTGGAAAAAACTGTCTCGTGAACAACAGGAGCTCGTGCAGAAGGCCGCGAAAGAGGCCGCACAGGCCAACAGGGATTGGGATAACCAGAAGGATGCGGAATGGCTTCAATTCCTTAAAGATCAGGGAATGGAGGTCGTCGAGCCGAATCTCCAGGCTTTCCGAGATGCGGTCAAGCCTATTTACGATAAGTATACCGATCAGTTTGGAGCCGAGACGATCAAGGCAATCGTCGATACCAAATAA
- a CDS encoding C4-dicarboxylate ABC transporter gives MTMYHHSIGVLVVIALVFALAKRMKVSTELSMFLAALLGGVAHMLLPKGVDPRSSLSVAELLRHIVEGAFTYYDVCLIFMSATFFMALFKESGGVAFIVRRIVRSFAGHRFVCLLLLTVVMLVPGAITGSGATTVLTVGALVGSVLAAMGVSETRRVALIFMLAAMSAAAPPINLWAMMAAAGANMPYVGFAKPLLVLSVAGALFSTFYLAGRGEPVDTDVALSQLPEAPEGWNWFKASLPFIVLIALVLAGRFYPYSFPVVGLPLIFMICALVTIVLSPVKLRIFDVASDTVRNLLGLVGIMVVVGSLIQVMALSGSRGLISLAVVTLPMTVLFATLWLILPLSEGLVQYAVAPLLGVPLIMLFNMKGLDPIISLSAWAVMWPLGDCLPPTAVVGRATVMEMNYKGRYFGEFVKACIVPSLFVALLCTLFLIYSKKLAFLGG, from the coding sequence ATGACCATGTATCATCACTCCATTGGAGTCCTCGTCGTCATCGCTCTGGTATTCGCACTGGCCAAGCGCATGAAGGTCTCCACCGAGCTCTCCATGTTTCTGGCCGCTCTCCTTGGAGGCGTGGCTCACATGCTCCTTCCCAAGGGAGTTGACCCTCGTTCCTCTCTCTCCGTGGCTGAGCTTCTTCGCCACATAGTGGAGGGTGCCTTTACCTACTACGACGTGTGTCTCATCTTCATGAGCGCGACTTTCTTCATGGCCTTGTTCAAAGAATCGGGCGGTGTGGCCTTCATCGTCCGAAGGATTGTCCGTTCTTTTGCAGGGCATCGTTTCGTGTGTCTTCTCCTTTTGACCGTCGTCATGCTCGTTCCTGGGGCTATCACCGGATCGGGGGCTACGACGGTCCTTACCGTTGGTGCCTTGGTGGGGTCGGTCCTGGCCGCCATGGGGGTGTCCGAGACTCGTCGGGTTGCTCTTATTTTTATGCTGGCGGCTATGAGTGCCGCCGCTCCTCCGATCAACCTCTGGGCCATGATGGCTGCTGCTGGTGCCAATATGCCTTACGTGGGTTTTGCCAAGCCGCTTCTTGTCCTTTCGGTGGCTGGAGCGCTGTTCTCAACCTTTTATCTGGCTGGTCGAGGTGAGCCTGTGGACACCGATGTGGCGCTCTCTCAACTTCCCGAGGCCCCTGAAGGTTGGAACTGGTTCAAGGCATCTCTTCCCTTCATCGTTTTGATAGCTCTGGTTCTGGCCGGACGCTTCTATCCCTATTCTTTCCCGGTGGTGGGCTTGCCTCTGATCTTCATGATTTGCGCTCTGGTCACTATAGTGCTGAGTCCGGTGAAACTACGCATTTTTGACGTGGCTTCTGATACCGTTCGGAACCTGCTGGGCCTGGTCGGTATCATGGTAGTGGTGGGGTCCCTGATCCAGGTCATGGCTCTCAGTGGATCTCGAGGACTCATCTCCCTGGCGGTGGTTACCCTGCCAATGACCGTGCTCTTTGCTACGCTTTGGCTTATCTTGCCACTCTCGGAGGGGCTGGTCCAGTACGCCGTGGCGCCTCTGCTGGGTGTGCCTCTGATCATGCTTTTTAATATGAAGGGATTGGACCCTATCATCTCCCTGTCGGCGTGGGCCGTCATGTGGCCTTTGGGAGACTGTCTGCCTCCTACGGCCGTTGTGGGGCGGGCCACCGTTATGGAGATGAACTACAAGGGGCGGTACTTCGGTGAGTTTGTCAAGGCATGCATCGTACCGTCCTTGTTTGTCGCTTTGCTGTGTACTCTGTTCCTGATATACAGTAAGAAGCTGGCTTTCCTGGGAGGTTAA